In Ailuropoda melanoleuca isolate Jingjing chromosome X, ASM200744v2, whole genome shotgun sequence, a single genomic region encodes these proteins:
- the RLIM gene encoding E3 ubiquitin-protein ligase RLIM: MESSDSNDKGSGDQSAAQRRSQMDRLDREEAFYQFVNNLSEEDYRLMRDNNLLGTPGESTEEELLRRLQQIKEGPPPQNSDENRGGDSSDDVSNGDSIIDWLNSVRQTGNTTRSGQRGNQSWRAVSRTNPNSGDFRFSLEINVNRNNGSQNPENENEPSARRSGGENTDHNSQRQVENPRSESTSARPSRSERNSTEALTGEVAPTRGQRRARSRSPDHRRTRARAERSRSPLHPMSEIPRRSHHSISSQTFEHPLVNETEGSSRTRHHVTLRQQISGPDLLSRGLFAASGTRNASQGAGSSDTTSSGESTGSGQRPPTIVLDLQVRRVRPGEYRQRDSIASRTRSRSQTPNNTVTYESERGGFRRTFSRSERAGVRTYVSTIRIPIRRILNTGLSETTSVAIQTMLRQIMTGFGELSYFMYSDSDSEPSGSVSSRNVERAESRNGRGGSGGSSSSGSSSSSSSSSSSSSSSSSSSSPSSSSSGESSETSSEVFEGSNEGSSSSGSSGARREGRHRAPVTFDESGSLPFLSLAQFFLLNEDDDDQPRGLTKEQIDNLAMRSFGENDALKTCSVCITEYTEGNKLRKLPCSHEYHVHCIDRWLSENSTCPICRRAVLASGNRESVV, encoded by the exons ATGGAAAGCTCAGATTCTAACGATAAAGGCAGTGGTGATCAGTCTGCAGCACAGCGCAGGAGTCAGATGGACCGATTGGATCGGGAAGAAGCTTTCTATCAATTTGTAAATAACCTGAGTGAAGAAGATTATAGACTTATGAGGGATAACAATTTGCTAGGCACCCCAG GTGAAAGTACTGAGGAAGAATTGCTGAGAAGACTACAGCAAATTAAAGAGGGCCCACCACCACAAAATTCAGATGAAAACAGAG GTGGAGACTCTTCAGATGATGTGTCTAATGGTGACTCTATAATAGACTGGCTTAACTCTGTCAGACAAACTGGAAATACAACAAGAAGTGGGCAAAGAGGAAACCAATCTTGGAGAGCAGTGAGCCGGACTAATCCAAACAGTGGTGATTTCAGATTCAGTTTAGAGATCAATGTTAACCGTAATAATGGGAGCCAAAATCCAGAGAATGAAAATGAGCCATCTGCAAGGCGTTCTGGTGGAGAAAATACAGACCACAACAGCCAAAGGCAAGTGGAAAATCCACGATCTGAATCAACATCTGCAAGGCCATCCAGATCAGAACGAAATTCAACTGAAGCATTAACGGGAGAAGTCGCACCTACCAGAGGTCAGAGAAGGGCAAGAAGCAGGAGCCCAGACCATCGGAGAACCCGAGCGAGAGCTGAAAGAAGTAGGTCACCTCTGCATCCAATGAGTGAAATTCCACGAAGATCTCATCATAGTATCTCATCTCAGACTTTTGAGCATCCTTTGGTAAATGAGACCGAGGGAAGTTCTAGAACCCGGCACCACGTGACATTGAGACAGCAAATAAGTGGACCTGATCTGCTAAGTAGAGGTCTTTTTGCAGCTTCTGGAACGAGAAATGCCTCACAAGGAGCAGGTTCTTCAGACACAACCAGCAGTGGTGAATCTACAGGATCAGGACAGAGACCTCCAACCATAGTCCTTGATCTTCAAGTAAGAAGAGTTCGTCCTGGAGAATACCGGCAGAGAGATAGCATAGCTAGTAGAACTCGCTCAAGGTCTCAGACGCCAAACAATACTGTCACTTATGAAAGTGAACGAGGAGGTTTTAGGCGTACGTTTTCACGTTCCGAACGGGCAGGTGTGAGAACCTATGTCAGTACCATCAGAATTCCGATTCGTAGAATCTTAAATACTGGTTTAAGTGAGACTACATCTGTTGCGATTCAGACCATGTTGAGGCAGATAATGACAGGTTTTGGTGAGTTAAGCTACTTTATGTACAGTGATAGCGATTCTGAGCCTAGTGGCTCAGTCTCAAGCCGAAATGTGGAAAGGGCAGAGTCACGGAATGGAAGAGGGGGTTCTGGTGGTAGTAGCAGTTCTGGTTCCAGTTCGAGTTCCAGTTCGAGTTCCAGTTCGAGCTCCAGTTCTAGTTCCAGCTCCAGTCCTAGTTCCAGTTCCAGTGGTGAAAGTTCAGAGACTAGCTCAGAGGTGTTTGAAGGCAGTAATGAAGGAAGCTCATCATCAGGCTCATCAGGTGCCAGGCGAGAGGGTCGACACAGGGCCCCAGTAACATTTGATGAAAGTGGCTCTTTGCCCTTCCTTAGTCTGGCTCAGTTTTTCCTCttaaatgaggatgatgatgaccAACCTAGAGGACTCACCAAAGAACAGATTGACAACTTGGCAATGAGAAGTTTTGGTGAAAACGATGCATTAAAAACCTGTAGTGTTTGCATTACAGAATATACAGAAGGCAACAAACTTCGTAAGCTACCTTGTTCCCATGAGTACCATGTCCACTGCATCGATCGCTGGTTATCTGAGAATTCTACTTGTCCTATTTGTCGCAGAGCAGTCTTAGCTTCTGGTAACAGAGAAAGCGTTGTGTAA